A region of Paenibacillus sp. JNUCC-31 DNA encodes the following proteins:
- a CDS encoding GHMP family kinase ATP-binding protein produces MSSYLEGKNVTKSIGVGKSFGTFGELLQGVGTDAQNFLITLPINRYSHVTFQSQPSLPHLIVSPSYRSKSRQIALRILQLYDLPMGGFIEINSNIPVGKGLASSSADIVATARAIDHCFGLNLTTEQLEALIQEIEPTDGVMYDGIVSYYHRAVRLRESLGPVPNLSIVSIDEGGEVDTTEFNKISRSFTAVEKLDYDQMLASISAAIKENDLKAMGRISTQSAIMNQRLLEKKQMEQVLDICNEVGGLGIVITHSGTCIGILLDQTDGEYCWQLHKAYQLMSLLHGEVTIFHTNM; encoded by the coding sequence ATGAGCTCATATTTGGAGGGGAAAAATGTAACAAAGTCGATTGGAGTTGGAAAATCATTCGGGACATTTGGTGAACTTCTTCAAGGGGTGGGAACCGATGCACAGAATTTCCTGATCACGCTGCCGATCAACCGATATTCACATGTAACATTTCAGTCACAGCCGAGCCTCCCCCACCTGATTGTATCTCCCAGTTACAGATCGAAGTCTAGACAAATCGCGCTTAGAATTCTTCAATTGTATGACCTTCCGATGGGAGGATTTATTGAGATTAACAGCAACATTCCGGTTGGAAAGGGTTTGGCCAGTTCCTCAGCTGATATTGTTGCAACTGCCCGAGCGATTGATCATTGTTTTGGTTTGAATCTGACCACAGAACAATTGGAGGCGTTAATCCAGGAGATTGAACCAACGGACGGTGTCATGTATGACGGTATCGTATCTTATTATCATCGGGCTGTGAGGTTACGTGAGAGTCTTGGCCCGGTTCCAAATTTGTCTATTGTAAGTATTGATGAAGGTGGCGAAGTTGATACAACAGAGTTCAATAAAATTTCCAGATCCTTTACTGCAGTGGAGAAGCTGGATTACGACCAAATGCTTGCAAGCATTTCTGCTGCGATAAAAGAAAATGATTTGAAGGCTATGGGGAGAATCTCCACTCAAAGCGCAATTATGAATCAGCGACTGCTGGAGAAAAAACAGATGGAGCAGGTTCTGGATATATGCAATGAGGTGGGCGGGTTGGGTATTGTCATCACGCATAGCGGTACCTGCATTGGAATTTTGCTGGACCAAACTGATGGCGAGTATTGCTGGCAATTACATAAGGCCTATCAACTGATGAGTTTACTGCATGGCGAGGTTACAATTTTTCATACCAATATGTAA
- a CDS encoding argininosuccinate lyase yields the protein MDKRMGQNTLTGRLKEQPNTFIHDEILYPQFKYEVQHLLPYYIQIEKVISMEYTRMGLLEHEALQHILLQLDKLDMDTLVGNPQENMTDILFAIERYVEQNTSHSIIAWHLDRSRNDVQATAQVMLARDQLLDMMEALLSLADAIHPLALKHIHTKMPGYTHYQSAQIISPGFYFAAMLEHIGQTIGRFQNHWTSLDECPLGSGAMSGLELQWDRRNMARMLGFDRECRHALMGVASKDFMLLIGAELSNVSVTLTRFMTDFMNWGSSEYRFLQLPDHLCGISSAMPQKKNFTILERIRGKLAHIPAYYLDLVMGQQRTPYTNLVETAKEGGSHFLTMLETMNSAIQLLTHVITHVSFDQEQMERVCNEQFFGGFSLANQLTLQCDIPYRNAQIIAGKYITAMIEQGRRPLDVDSELLRTICAEMGYVSQLQDEILIQCFSAESGLSAKRSSGSTHPDQVAELISIQERERALTWEYVQNVKERSRTYLLT from the coding sequence ATGGACAAAAGGATGGGCCAAAACACACTAACTGGGCGGCTAAAGGAGCAACCTAACACCTTTATTCATGATGAAATATTGTATCCTCAATTCAAATACGAGGTTCAACACCTGCTTCCCTATTATATTCAAATCGAAAAAGTCATTTCCATGGAATATACCCGCATGGGGTTGCTAGAACATGAAGCGTTGCAGCATATTTTGCTTCAATTGGACAAACTCGACATGGACACATTGGTAGGCAATCCTCAGGAAAACATGACGGATATCTTGTTTGCGATTGAACGTTATGTAGAACAGAATACCAGCCACTCTATTATAGCTTGGCATCTGGATCGAAGTCGTAATGATGTACAGGCAACAGCTCAGGTCATGCTTGCCAGAGACCAACTGCTCGATATGATGGAAGCTCTACTCTCACTCGCTGATGCTATTCATCCACTTGCACTGAAACATATCCATACCAAAATGCCCGGTTATACACATTACCAATCAGCACAAATCATCAGCCCGGGTTTTTATTTTGCAGCAATGCTGGAGCACATTGGACAAACGATTGGACGCTTTCAAAACCATTGGACAAGCCTGGATGAATGTCCGCTAGGCTCAGGGGCAATGTCAGGTCTGGAATTACAGTGGGACCGAAGGAACATGGCACGAATGTTAGGATTTGATCGGGAATGTCGTCATGCATTGATGGGTGTCGCCTCCAAGGATTTCATGCTGCTGATTGGTGCGGAGTTATCCAATGTGAGTGTGACGTTAACGCGATTTATGACAGATTTCATGAATTGGGGGAGTAGCGAATACCGTTTCTTGCAGTTGCCCGATCATCTGTGCGGCATTTCTTCAGCCATGCCTCAAAAGAAAAATTTTACTATTTTAGAACGAATTAGAGGGAAATTGGCTCATATTCCTGCATATTATCTCGATCTTGTGATGGGGCAACAACGAACTCCATATACCAATTTGGTTGAGACAGCAAAGGAGGGAGGTAGCCATTTTTTAACCATGCTTGAGACTATGAATAGCGCGATTCAATTGCTGACTCATGTCATTACGCATGTAAGCTTTGATCAAGAGCAAATGGAACGGGTTTGCAACGAGCAGTTTTTTGGCGGATTCTCCTTAGCGAATCAACTAACCTTGCAGTGCGATATCCCCTATCGAAATGCTCAGATCATAGCAGGAAAGTACATTACAGCCATGATTGAACAGGGGCGAAGGCCATTGGATGTTGATTCAGAGTTACTCCGAACGATATGCGCTGAGATGGGTTATGTCAGTCAACTTCAGGATGAGATTTTGATCCAATGTTTTTCCGCTGAATCTGGTTTATCTGCGAAGCGGTCTTCAGGATCTACTCACCCGGATCAGGTGGCAGAGCTTATATCCATTCAAGAACGGGAACGAGCGTTGACTTGGGAATATGTGCAGAATGTGAAGGAGAGAAGTCGAACTTATTTACTGACCTAG
- a CDS encoding helix-turn-helix transcriptional regulator: MSVIRTKIYNQPFLNWTIEGLSHELTMSRSCFQHLYKDFFGVSPMADVIASRIEHAKYLLTTTDISVKKIAEMSGYASEIHFMRQFKQQTGQTPSTVRLHQLAVSKQLVRRVLVTVLFILRK, translated from the coding sequence ATGTCCGTCATCCGCACCAAAATCTACAACCAGCCCTTCCTGAACTGGACGATCGAAGGCCTATCCCACGAGCTGACCATGAGCCGGTCCTGCTTCCAGCACCTGTATAAGGACTTCTTCGGCGTAAGCCCGATGGCTGACGTCATTGCCAGCCGGATCGAACATGCCAAATATCTGCTCACGACCACAGACATCTCCGTCAAAAAGATCGCCGAGATGAGCGGCTACGCCAGCGAGATTCACTTCATGCGCCAATTCAAGCAGCAGACGGGGCAGACGCCATCAACAGTCCGTCTGCACCAGCTGGCAGTGTCCAAGCAACTCGTCAGGCGTGTACTGGTCACAGTACTTTTTATACTCAGGAAATAA
- a CDS encoding CPBP family intramembrane glutamic endopeptidase: MSEIPQTRPGWPEILTALSLYMVGVVILGVWMLQLPDEQAILRINIGGAGNGLIGFLALFAAYALRIRNLRAFGFRMTERKWLLVAVVIGIAAFGGCFVIEGIYYHFITEINTQADFQTAAQGGPLSLFILIITGAILTPLSEEFVFRGVIANALNRYGAWAGVVGSAAIFGVIHGFTVILLDAFMVGILVGYLFRKTGSIWPGVVVHIVYNGLNLLYYSTL; this comes from the coding sequence ATGTCTGAAATACCTCAAACCCGGCCCGGCTGGCCGGAGATCCTAACTGCACTGTCCCTCTATATGGTTGGCGTTGTTATCCTTGGTGTCTGGATGCTTCAACTTCCTGATGAGCAAGCCATCTTGCGGATTAATATCGGAGGTGCGGGCAATGGTCTGATTGGCTTCCTGGCTTTGTTTGCAGCCTACGCCTTGCGGATTCGCAATTTACGTGCTTTCGGGTTTCGGATGACTGAACGGAAATGGTTGCTGGTGGCGGTCGTAATCGGCATTGCCGCGTTCGGGGGATGCTTTGTTATTGAAGGAATCTATTATCACTTTATTACCGAGATCAACACCCAGGCGGACTTCCAGACGGCAGCGCAAGGCGGTCCGCTCTCGCTCTTCATTCTGATTATCACCGGGGCCATCCTCACGCCACTCAGCGAGGAGTTTGTATTCCGCGGCGTAATTGCCAATGCACTGAACCGATATGGAGCATGGGCCGGGGTGGTCGGCAGCGCTGCAATCTTCGGCGTGATTCATGGATTCACCGTTATCCTGTTAGACGCATTCATGGTCGGCATCCTGGTGGGATACCTGTTCCGCAAGACAGGCTCCATCTGGCCGGGAGTCGTGGTGCATATCGTGTATAACGGCCTCAATCTTCTCTATTATTCTACGCTGTAG
- a CDS encoding response regulator transcription factor — protein MPNLSAIKIAIVDDEPSMITMLQMVLRREGFHQLYGASTYTEALSLVQRVVPDIVLLDIMLPDGSGLELCSKIREYGNPYILFLTAKASDLDILKGFAMGGDDYITKPFNPLEVAARIQARIRRLEPEALASGSAKHPDAGIYRFGRFTINESEGELTVEGQPVPCPAQVFQLLLHFCRHPGIVFSKTQLYDNVWGINGQGDDSTVMVHIRRIRERIELDPGNPKLLLTVRGLGYKLVKEPEER, from the coding sequence ATGCCAAATCTATCCGCTATTAAAATCGCTATCGTTGACGACGAACCTTCGATGATCACCATGCTGCAAATGGTGCTTCGCCGGGAAGGTTTTCATCAACTGTACGGGGCTTCCACTTATACCGAAGCTCTCAGCCTAGTGCAACGCGTGGTCCCCGATATTGTTCTGCTTGACATTATGCTTCCCGACGGCAGCGGACTGGAGCTCTGCTCCAAGATCCGCGAATACGGGAACCCGTATATACTGTTCCTGACAGCCAAGGCGTCCGATCTCGATATTCTAAAAGGCTTCGCCATGGGTGGGGATGATTATATCACCAAGCCCTTCAACCCCCTGGAGGTAGCCGCAAGAATTCAAGCGCGCATACGCCGGTTGGAGCCGGAAGCCCTGGCGTCCGGTTCTGCGAAGCATCCCGATGCGGGAATTTACCGGTTCGGCCGCTTTACCATCAACGAGTCGGAGGGCGAGCTGACCGTAGAGGGACAGCCCGTTCCTTGCCCTGCACAGGTTTTCCAGCTATTACTGCACTTCTGCAGACATCCCGGAATCGTATTCTCCAAAACCCAGCTCTACGACAATGTCTGGGGGATCAACGGACAGGGCGATGATTCGACCGTGATGGTGCATATCCGCCGCATACGGGAGAGGATTGAACTCGATCCCGGCAATCCAAAGCTGCTGCTTACGGTACGCGGACTTGGCTACAAGCTGGTGAAGGAGCCGGAGGAGCGATGA
- a CDS encoding sensor histidine kinase, whose amino-acid sequence MKIQQRMAFHFTYQLIFYALAIVTIALVACILFFQNMTSNEIRRNFPVGVLQQIAQEAQYKDGKIHIFPQWDKLIEEKEMWLQVVSAEGDVVYSINTTPYPALPASYSTAQLLDIQETRRLGSYAVQTQLNFSFQDPLLYVLGYPTPDLDQLTAWFNAYGQQGMVRSEAVPLLEQQLRKTGSYLQVIDPESNTVQGIGDQTYVQKAYRPLDILAIQQSPDNYEAGIVAHRDEPSGMTWIVYTPHAAGLPLKHPVLENATPRLIWIAVLILILALSISIWHGYRYGRPLILFAGWFERMGQGQYDEVLTAKDKRKVFRRNGTMRTRNRLYQEVIQAFYQMTHQLAQIERDRKRLEKEQAEWMSGISHDLRTPLATIQGYGYMLEKLPEQWSQEEMRIMGATIREKGDYMLELISDFSLIHQLKQSDSIMVRRDIDLAELIRCSVLKYVNDATMSEYLFHYTGEEGSLLIQGDVTWLQRLMDNLLSNAVKHNPPGTTITVNLIRVNGQACIRVLDNGNGMDEETLHHLFNRYYRGTNTEESTDGSGLGMSIAKTIVEAHGGEIKVQSKIGQGTEFEILLPCC is encoded by the coding sequence ATGAAAATCCAGCAACGTATGGCTTTCCACTTCACGTATCAGTTGATTTTCTATGCTCTGGCAATTGTGACCATTGCTTTGGTTGCCTGCATCCTGTTCTTTCAGAACATGACCAGTAATGAGATACGCCGGAACTTTCCGGTTGGCGTCCTGCAACAGATTGCCCAAGAAGCCCAGTACAAAGACGGAAAAATTCACATCTTCCCCCAGTGGGACAAGCTTATCGAAGAGAAAGAGATGTGGCTGCAGGTGGTTAGTGCGGAAGGAGACGTAGTCTACAGCATTAATACAACTCCCTACCCCGCACTACCTGCCTCCTACTCCACCGCTCAATTGCTCGATATCCAGGAGACACGGAGACTGGGGTCTTATGCTGTGCAGACGCAACTGAATTTCTCGTTCCAGGACCCGCTTCTATATGTACTCGGCTATCCAACCCCTGACCTTGACCAGCTCACGGCGTGGTTCAACGCTTACGGACAGCAGGGCATGGTAAGAAGTGAAGCGGTTCCCCTCTTGGAACAGCAGCTTCGAAAGACTGGCAGTTATCTGCAAGTGATCGACCCTGAGAGTAACACCGTACAAGGCATTGGCGATCAAACGTATGTACAAAAGGCATATCGGCCGCTGGATATTCTGGCCATCCAGCAGTCTCCAGACAACTATGAAGCGGGTATTGTGGCCCACCGGGACGAGCCGAGCGGAATGACCTGGATCGTCTATACGCCCCATGCAGCCGGACTCCCTCTGAAGCATCCTGTATTGGAAAACGCAACGCCGAGACTCATCTGGATTGCGGTACTGATCCTGATCCTCGCTCTGTCGATCTCCATCTGGCATGGCTACCGCTATGGGCGGCCTCTGATTCTGTTCGCAGGCTGGTTCGAACGGATGGGCCAAGGGCAGTACGACGAGGTGCTGACCGCCAAGGACAAACGCAAGGTATTCCGCCGCAATGGCACTATGCGAACCCGCAACAGGCTCTATCAGGAAGTCATTCAAGCCTTCTATCAAATGACTCATCAATTGGCTCAAATCGAGAGGGACCGCAAGAGGCTCGAGAAGGAGCAGGCGGAGTGGATGTCAGGGATCTCCCATGATTTGCGCACACCTCTGGCCACGATTCAAGGCTACGGATATATGCTGGAGAAGCTGCCTGAGCAATGGAGCCAAGAGGAAATGCGGATCATGGGTGCGACCATCCGGGAAAAAGGGGATTATATGCTTGAGCTGATCTCCGACTTCTCTCTAATCCATCAGCTCAAGCAGAGCGATTCCATCATGGTCCGCCGGGACATCGATCTGGCAGAGTTGATACGCTGCTCCGTGTTGAAGTACGTCAACGATGCCACCATGTCTGAGTATCTGTTTCACTACACCGGGGAAGAGGGTTCCCTGTTGATACAGGGAGATGTAACCTGGTTACAGCGGCTGATGGACAATTTGCTGTCCAATGCGGTCAAGCATAATCCGCCAGGCACAACCATTACCGTCAATCTTATCCGAGTCAACGGCCAAGCTTGCATACGGGTACTCGATAATGGGAACGGGATGGATGAGGAGACACTGCATCATTTGTTCAATCGCTATTACCGCGGAACCAATACCGAGGAATCAACAGACGGCTCCGGACTCGGAATGAGCATCGCCAAAACCATCGTCGAAGCACACGGCGGCGAAATCAAGGTCCAATCGAAAATTGGGCAAGGCACGGAATTTGAGATTCTTTTGCCCTGCTGCTAG
- a CDS encoding helix-turn-helix domain-containing protein, producing MKSEEIFGQVLKTIRKRNKMSQEKLAFQSNLDRTYISMLERGIHQPTLNSLLALAEALNMKASELVRLVEEEIAGAKRI from the coding sequence TTGAAATCAGAAGAAATCTTTGGGCAAGTGTTAAAGACTATTCGGAAGAGAAACAAGATGAGTCAAGAGAAGTTAGCCTTCCAAAGCAATCTTGACCGGACTTACATATCGATGCTGGAACGCGGGATTCATCAGCCTACCCTGAACTCATTGCTAGCGCTTGCTGAGGCGTTGAATATGAAGGCTTCGGAATTGGTTAGGCTTGTGGAGGAAGAGATTGCTGGAGCCAAGAGAATATAA
- a CDS encoding DUF6809 family protein: MKSLLEKLYHGHLHPNENVIPSDPQYSELCQQTSEIIEIWKKRHTEEEFQQLEALLDLNAQTHGMELSSIFKYGFRLGAGIMVEVLTGEEDLASRLSSVTDKTQ; the protein is encoded by the coding sequence ATGAAGAGTCTTTTAGAAAAGCTATATCATGGCCATTTGCATCCGAATGAAAACGTAATACCAAGTGACCCGCAATACTCTGAATTATGTCAACAAACATCTGAAATCATAGAGATTTGGAAGAAACGACATACAGAAGAGGAGTTCCAACAATTAGAAGCATTGTTAGACCTAAACGCTCAGACACACGGCATGGAGCTATCCTCGATTTTCAAATATGGATTCCGTCTAGGAGCAGGCATTATGGTTGAGGTTTTAACGGGGGAGGAGGATCTTGCTAGTAGGTTGAGTAGTGTCACTGATAAGACTCAGTGA
- a CDS encoding helix-turn-helix transcriptional regulator, with protein MSELFELEDTFMLPADFLLDVYQPPDDRDVRVRIWVQPDIADKVRESNNFYIETIEDHTEGLLVTLRVRQPEELLHWVLGWGGEVVVLEPESFRHRVRNELKKTLKRY; from the coding sequence ATGTCGGAGCTTTTCGAGCTGGAAGATACATTTATGTTGCCAGCAGATTTCCTTTTAGATGTATACCAGCCTCCAGATGATCGCGACGTCCGTGTGCGCATCTGGGTCCAACCTGACATTGCCGATAAGGTAAGGGAATCGAACAACTTCTATATAGAAACCATAGAGGATCATACGGAAGGGTTGCTGGTGACCTTACGTGTTCGGCAGCCTGAGGAATTGCTGCATTGGGTGCTCGGCTGGGGAGGCGAAGTGGTTGTGCTGGAGCCGGAATCCTTCCGACATCGGGTTAGAAACGAACTGAAAAAAACGTTAAAACGCTACTGA
- a CDS encoding VOC family protein, which translates to MSVIGPDFISLQVSNLEGSAEFYQNYLGLVRSQAGPPHAVVFETKPIAFALRDLMQGIELGSGTQPGLGVALWLHAPDTQEIHDKLIAGGVKITSAPIDGPFGRTFTFADPDGYLVTLHSKA; encoded by the coding sequence ATGTCAGTAATTGGACCCGACTTCATTTCACTTCAAGTGAGCAATCTTGAAGGCTCTGCGGAATTCTATCAAAACTATCTCGGACTGGTCCGCTCACAGGCGGGACCACCTCATGCTGTGGTCTTTGAAACAAAGCCTATTGCATTTGCTCTTCGTGACCTAATGCAAGGAATAGAACTCGGTTCAGGTACTCAGCCTGGACTTGGTGTCGCTCTGTGGCTTCATGCCCCTGATACGCAAGAAATCCACGACAAGCTTATTGCAGGAGGCGTAAAGATTACATCCGCACCAATAGATGGACCATTCGGGCGAACCTTTACATTTGCCGACCCAGACGGTTACCTAGTTACCCTTCACAGTAAAGCCTAA
- the glmS gene encoding glutamine--fructose-6-phosphate transaminase (isomerizing), producing MCGIVGYIGNKNTQSVLIEGLKKLEYRGYDSAGIAVFTPDGLQISKALGRLANLEAKLDGAPLVGNAGIGHTRWATHGKPSDENSHPHTDESQKFSVVHNGIIENYLDLKDELIAQGHTFTSETDTEVISHLIAREYDGDIVKAVQKVITLMRGAFALGVLTEYEPEKLVAVRQASPLIIGIGKGENFIGSDIPAILEHTRNVYILNDGEMAVLTHDAVELMTIEGNFISREMIHVDWDAVTAEKGGFEHFMLKEIHEQPKAYRDTMLGRIDNEGKKVQLPELKMTEEQIKNIRNVQIIACGTAYHAGLVGRTVIEQLVRIPVETDVASEYRYRSPIVNKDTLVIVVSQSGETADTLAALREAQSNGAHVLAITNVVGSSIARDADDVIATLAGPEIAVASTKAYTSQLIAFNLLGLYLAQVRGTQTAEEIAHTLAAMQALPEQVESMLEQAEAIKGYAEQISKHQHLFFIGRGLDYAVAQEGSLKLKEISYIHSEAYAAGELKHGTLALIEDGIPVIALATQENVLEKTVSNIKEVKARGADVLAITYEEHVAPLLKSVDQAFAIPKTLPLLSPALSVVALQLLAYYASLALGHDVDKPRNLAKSVTVE from the coding sequence ATGTGCGGTATTGTTGGATATATTGGTAATAAGAACACTCAATCGGTATTGATCGAAGGACTGAAAAAGCTTGAGTATCGTGGTTATGATTCTGCAGGTATTGCGGTATTTACACCGGATGGTCTGCAAATCTCCAAAGCTCTGGGACGTCTTGCGAACCTTGAAGCCAAACTGGATGGTGCTCCGCTGGTAGGTAATGCCGGAATCGGACACACTCGCTGGGCTACTCATGGTAAACCATCTGACGAGAATTCCCATCCACACACGGATGAGAGCCAGAAGTTCTCTGTTGTTCACAACGGAATTATCGAGAACTATTTGGATCTGAAAGACGAACTGATTGCTCAAGGTCACACATTCACATCCGAGACAGATACTGAAGTCATCTCCCACCTGATTGCACGTGAATACGATGGAGATATCGTTAAAGCAGTGCAAAAAGTGATCACATTGATGCGCGGAGCATTCGCGCTGGGTGTTCTGACAGAGTATGAGCCTGAGAAACTCGTAGCTGTGCGTCAAGCAAGCCCGCTGATTATCGGTATTGGTAAAGGCGAGAACTTTATCGGTTCCGATATCCCGGCCATTCTGGAACATACACGTAATGTGTATATTCTGAATGATGGTGAGATGGCTGTTTTGACACATGATGCTGTCGAATTGATGACGATTGAAGGCAACTTTATTTCTCGGGAAATGATTCATGTCGATTGGGATGCTGTAACTGCAGAAAAAGGCGGATTCGAGCACTTCATGCTGAAAGAAATTCATGAGCAACCAAAAGCATACCGTGATACAATGCTGGGTCGCATCGACAATGAAGGCAAAAAAGTTCAACTTCCTGAGTTGAAAATGACAGAAGAGCAAATTAAAAATATTCGTAACGTTCAAATCATTGCTTGTGGTACAGCGTACCATGCAGGTCTGGTTGGACGTACTGTAATTGAACAATTGGTGCGTATTCCGGTAGAAACTGACGTTGCTTCCGAGTACCGCTATCGTTCTCCAATCGTTAACAAAGATACACTGGTAATCGTAGTGAGCCAATCTGGCGAAACTGCAGATACTCTTGCTGCACTGCGCGAAGCACAATCGAATGGTGCACATGTACTCGCCATCACTAACGTTGTAGGTAGCTCCATTGCACGTGATGCAGACGATGTGATCGCAACATTGGCAGGACCGGAAATTGCTGTAGCTTCTACCAAAGCGTATACTTCGCAATTGATTGCGTTTAACCTGCTGGGTCTGTACCTTGCACAAGTTCGTGGTACACAAACAGCAGAAGAGATTGCTCACACGCTCGCAGCAATGCAAGCTCTGCCTGAGCAAGTGGAATCTATGCTGGAGCAAGCGGAAGCCATTAAAGGATATGCAGAACAAATTTCCAAACATCAACATCTCTTCTTCATCGGCCGTGGTCTGGATTATGCAGTAGCACAAGAAGGTTCTTTGAAGCTGAAAGAGATCTCTTATATTCACTCCGAAGCGTATGCTGCGGGTGAGTTGAAACATGGTACACTCGCATTGATCGAGGACGGTATCCCTGTCATTGCTCTGGCAACGCAGGAGAACGTTCTGGAGAAAACGGTGAGCAACATCAAAGAAGTGAAAGCACGTGGTGCAGACGTACTGGCAATTACGTACGAAGAGCACGTAGCACCATTGCTGAAATCGGTTGACCAAGCGTTTGCCATTCCTAAGACGTTGCCACTGCTCAGCCCGGCTCTATCCGTTGTAGCTTTGCAATTGCTTGCATACTACGCTTCTCTCGCTCTGGGTCACGATGTGGATAAACCACGTAACCTGGCGAAGAGTGTAACGGTAGAGTAA